One Paraburkholderia sp. PREW-6R genomic region harbors:
- a CDS encoding MFS transporter has product MTAAIQIDRHDATIRKIQWRILPFLVVLYIVAFIDRSNIGFAALRMNAELGITSTQFGIAAGLFTVGYFLFEVPSNLLMHRYGARKWIARILFTWGAVAACTGLVHSYFQLAIVRTILGIAEAGFFPCVLLYLTYWFPERQRARVVALFMVSLPIATLIAGPLSGLILDHVHWSGLASWRWVFILEGVPAVLLGFLSLRILVDGPRDARWLSADEKTWLVDVLQAEAAAKVGQHGSVSFWNSLSGVRIWLLAFVYYAKSVAVYVLAFYSPQIVKGLGHELSSTAVGLVNGLPYAVATVAMVWWARRSDRTGERRWHVALPLMVAGVALVLMALSAGNLWVSIALLTLITAAIYAPYGPFWAMPSLFLTSSSAAVGLAAINSIANLGGFVGPVAFGALKDSTGSIYPGLAFVSLTLIAAAILIVRLKFVMEAEKRIRAKLRTAAAL; this is encoded by the coding sequence ATGACCGCGGCAATTCAAATCGACAGGCACGACGCGACAATCCGGAAAATTCAATGGCGAATTCTGCCGTTTCTGGTCGTGCTGTACATCGTTGCATTCATCGACCGCTCCAATATTGGTTTTGCCGCACTCAGGATGAATGCCGAGCTTGGCATCACGTCCACACAATTCGGCATCGCTGCGGGCCTTTTCACCGTCGGTTACTTTCTGTTCGAAGTCCCGAGCAACTTACTGATGCACCGGTACGGCGCCCGCAAGTGGATTGCGCGCATCCTGTTCACCTGGGGCGCCGTCGCCGCCTGTACAGGTCTCGTGCATAGCTACTTTCAGCTGGCCATCGTTCGGACGATTCTGGGCATCGCAGAGGCGGGATTCTTCCCTTGCGTTCTCCTGTACTTGACCTACTGGTTTCCCGAGCGGCAGCGCGCGCGGGTGGTGGCGCTTTTCATGGTGTCGTTGCCGATTGCCACCCTGATCGCGGGTCCGCTTTCCGGGCTCATTCTCGACCATGTTCACTGGAGCGGTCTCGCTTCCTGGCGTTGGGTATTCATTCTCGAAGGCGTACCCGCAGTGCTTCTGGGTTTTCTCTCGCTGCGCATTCTGGTTGACGGACCCCGTGACGCCAGGTGGTTGAGTGCGGATGAAAAGACCTGGCTGGTGGACGTACTGCAAGCCGAAGCCGCAGCCAAGGTCGGGCAACACGGCAGCGTTTCGTTCTGGAACAGCTTGAGTGGTGTGCGCATCTGGCTGCTTGCATTTGTCTACTATGCCAAGTCCGTCGCCGTGTATGTTCTCGCGTTCTATTCACCGCAGATCGTGAAAGGACTAGGCCACGAGCTCAGCAGCACGGCCGTAGGCCTTGTGAACGGCCTGCCGTACGCCGTCGCGACCGTCGCGATGGTGTGGTGGGCGCGTCGCTCGGACAGAACCGGCGAGCGCAGATGGCATGTGGCCTTACCGCTGATGGTTGCCGGCGTCGCGCTTGTTCTGATGGCGCTCTCGGCTGGCAATCTGTGGGTCTCGATTGCGCTGCTGACCCTCATCACCGCTGCAATCTATGCTCCGTATGGCCCCTTCTGGGCGATGCCATCGCTGTTCCTGACAAGTTCGTCGGCGGCCGTCGGGCTGGCTGCCATCAACTCGATTGCCAACCTTGGTGGCTTCGTTGGTCCTGTCGCATTCGGAGCGCTGAAGGATTCGACCGGCTCCATCTATCCTGGGTTGGCATTCGTGAGCCTGACACTCATTGCAGCCGCTATCCTGATCGTTCGATTGAAGTTTGTCATGGAAGCGGAGAAACGCATACGGGCAAAGTTGAGGACTGCGGCAGCACTTTGA
- a CDS encoding MFS transporter, producing the protein MLAIKSQTSSSERRKVILASSLGTMFEWYDFYLYGSLSAIIAKQFFSGVNSTAAFIFALLAFAAGFIVRPFGSVVFGVIGDIAGRKRTFLVTIVLMGLPTFIVGLLPSYATLGIASPILLILLRLLQGLAVGGEYGGAVTYVAEHSSSEKRGLHTSWIQTTGTLGLLLSLFVILGVRSGVGEDSFGEWGWRLPFLFSVVLLGISLWIRLKLNESPEFKRMQEKGEQSKSPLRDTFGNARNRKLVIASLFGCTAGLGVVAYTGQFYIQFFLLQAVKLDGKLTNEVLTIALVLCLPFYLLCGWLSDRIGRKPVILAGCAIAALTYFPIYKGIMHYANPALEYAQTNSPVKLETNLSECSFQFNPVGTSTFNKPCDVAKAALAKNAVSYTASQSNSPSAVVTVGAETVELGSLQGLGPAQATQRVKVFTETLAAALVRHGYPKSADPAAVNKPMLILLIMIPVIYLTMVYSPAAAWLVELFPPQVRYTATSLPYNIGNGWFGGFMPATAFAMVAATGDIYFGLWYPTIVAGAVAVIGFFFLPESRFTKLSEQVAGEPVRVET; encoded by the coding sequence ATGCTTGCAATAAAATCCCAGACGTCATCGAGTGAACGAAGGAAGGTCATTCTCGCCTCCTCCCTCGGGACGATGTTCGAGTGGTACGACTTTTACCTGTACGGTTCGCTCTCCGCAATTATCGCGAAGCAGTTCTTCTCTGGCGTGAACTCGACTGCTGCTTTCATTTTTGCGCTGCTGGCATTCGCGGCGGGGTTCATCGTTCGTCCGTTCGGCTCGGTTGTGTTCGGAGTGATTGGCGACATCGCTGGAAGAAAGCGAACCTTTCTCGTCACGATCGTTCTGATGGGCCTACCGACTTTCATTGTCGGGTTGCTACCTTCGTACGCAACGCTCGGGATAGCATCGCCGATTCTCCTTATCCTGCTTCGACTGCTACAAGGCCTCGCTGTTGGGGGCGAGTATGGTGGCGCTGTCACCTACGTGGCGGAGCACTCGAGCAGTGAGAAGCGCGGGCTGCACACATCATGGATTCAGACGACGGGAACGCTGGGATTGCTCCTGTCTCTTTTCGTCATTCTGGGCGTGCGTTCGGGCGTGGGTGAGGATTCGTTCGGCGAATGGGGTTGGCGTCTTCCGTTCCTGTTCTCGGTTGTTCTGCTCGGCATCTCGCTGTGGATTCGCTTGAAGCTGAACGAGAGTCCGGAGTTCAAGCGGATGCAGGAAAAAGGCGAACAGTCGAAGTCTCCACTGCGCGACACGTTCGGCAACGCAAGAAACCGGAAGCTCGTGATTGCATCGCTGTTTGGATGCACAGCGGGTCTCGGCGTGGTGGCGTACACCGGTCAATTCTATATTCAGTTCTTTCTGCTTCAGGCGGTAAAGCTCGACGGAAAACTGACCAACGAGGTGCTGACCATCGCGCTGGTGCTATGTCTTCCTTTCTATTTACTGTGCGGCTGGCTGTCCGACCGTATTGGACGCAAACCGGTCATCCTGGCCGGCTGCGCCATCGCAGCGCTGACCTACTTCCCTATATACAAGGGAATCATGCACTATGCGAATCCGGCGCTGGAATACGCACAGACCAACTCGCCAGTAAAGCTGGAGACAAATCTTAGCGAGTGCAGCTTCCAGTTCAATCCCGTCGGCACAAGCACATTCAATAAACCATGTGACGTCGCAAAGGCAGCGCTCGCGAAAAATGCGGTGAGCTATACGGCGTCCCAGTCGAACAGTCCGTCCGCGGTGGTGACAGTCGGCGCGGAAACCGTCGAGCTAGGCAGCCTTCAGGGCCTCGGTCCGGCACAGGCCACGCAGCGTGTCAAGGTATTCACAGAAACGCTGGCTGCCGCGCTGGTACGGCATGGATACCCAAAAAGTGCAGACCCGGCCGCGGTCAACAAGCCGATGCTGATCCTGCTCATCATGATTCCGGTCATCTACCTGACCATGGTGTACAGCCCTGCCGCCGCGTGGCTGGTCGAACTGTTTCCTCCGCAGGTCCGCTACACCGCGACTTCGCTTCCCTACAATATCGGCAACGGCTGGTTCGGGGGCTTCATGCCGGCAACGGCGTTCGCCATGGTTGCCGCAACCGGCGACATTTACTTCGGGCTCTGGTATCCGACGATAGTTGCGGGCGCCGTCGCGGTAATCGGCTTCTTCTTTTTGCCCGAATCACGATTCACGAAACTCTCCGAACAGGTCGCAGGTGAACCAGTTCGCGTCGAAACATGA
- a CDS encoding 4-carboxy-4-hydroxy-2-oxoadipate aldolase/oxaloacetate decarboxylase: MSVTSEQIEALKRLGTATIHEAQGQKGAIDGALRPIDPSVRLAGRALTVDIRPSDNLGIHYSLTKAKPGDVLVVDAKGFVEAGPWGDLLTLAAQKLGIVGLVIDGSVRDANTIIEMGFPTFSRGLSIKGTNKNQPARVNVPVSIGGVVVNPGDIIVGDRDGLVVVAQDEVEDVIRLSRAREDKENGIREGIASGKSMVELLGLADKLEKLGMV, from the coding sequence ATGTCCGTTACGAGTGAACAGATTGAAGCTCTCAAGCGGCTCGGTACCGCAACGATTCACGAAGCGCAAGGCCAGAAAGGCGCAATCGACGGCGCGCTGCGCCCCATTGACCCATCCGTGCGACTCGCAGGCCGCGCGCTCACCGTGGACATTCGACCCAGCGACAACCTGGGCATTCACTATTCGCTGACCAAGGCAAAACCGGGTGATGTGCTTGTGGTCGATGCCAAAGGCTTCGTCGAGGCCGGTCCGTGGGGTGACCTGCTGACTCTCGCTGCGCAGAAACTCGGCATTGTCGGACTGGTCATCGACGGCTCTGTTCGTGACGCAAACACCATCATCGAGATGGGCTTTCCGACCTTCTCGCGCGGGCTTTCCATCAAAGGCACCAACAAGAACCAGCCGGCAAGGGTCAATGTCCCCGTCAGCATCGGCGGCGTGGTTGTGAATCCAGGCGACATCATCGTCGGCGACCGCGACGGGCTAGTCGTGGTAGCGCAGGACGAAGTTGAAGACGTCATTCGATTGAGCCGCGCTCGCGAAGACAAGGAAAACGGAATCCGCGAAGGCATCGCTTCCGGCAAGAGCATGGTCGAACTGCTTGGCCTCGCAGACAAGCTCGAAAAGCTAGGGATGGTCTGA
- a CDS encoding DUF1932 domain-containing protein, which yields MNIAIVGLGEVGRCYANALTGVSGTHLLLCEQRVSESAARLAGELDLPIHETVGPWLGDADWVFSCVVGTTSLEVAENCFRYMKKGASFADFTTASPDMKRQGAKRADAREMAYADVAIMGAIALLGARTPLLCSGNGAAAFAAILAEASGAAPRVLPDSHAGDAMSLKILRSVFTKGMEALAVEVLMAAEQQGLRGELYEVLQDVDKASLPQFLEMLVTTHVIHARRRLHEVEEAERQLAAIGIVSDVLDGVQHRFARTADKLDVCPLPTEKPALADALTWLSADLVKAAA from the coding sequence ATGAATATCGCGATTGTGGGGTTAGGTGAGGTTGGGCGGTGCTACGCGAACGCTCTGACAGGCGTATCGGGGACCCACCTGCTGCTATGCGAGCAGCGCGTCTCGGAATCGGCTGCGAGGCTCGCCGGTGAACTTGACCTGCCCATTCACGAGACAGTGGGTCCGTGGCTAGGCGACGCCGATTGGGTTTTCTCATGCGTTGTCGGCACGACATCGCTGGAGGTCGCTGAGAACTGCTTCAGGTACATGAAGAAAGGCGCGTCGTTTGCTGATTTCACGACGGCATCTCCGGATATGAAGCGTCAAGGCGCGAAGCGGGCGGATGCACGAGAAATGGCGTATGCAGATGTGGCCATCATGGGCGCCATTGCGCTGCTCGGCGCGCGTACGCCGTTGCTTTGCTCCGGCAATGGAGCGGCTGCGTTTGCCGCCATTCTGGCCGAAGCGTCTGGTGCGGCGCCGCGGGTCCTGCCGGACAGCCACGCGGGAGACGCAATGTCGTTGAAGATTCTCCGCAGCGTTTTCACCAAGGGCATGGAGGCTCTCGCAGTTGAGGTCCTGATGGCGGCAGAGCAGCAGGGACTACGCGGCGAACTCTACGAAGTACTGCAAGACGTCGACAAGGCGTCTTTGCCCCAATTTCTCGAGATGCTGGTGACCACCCACGTCATTCACGCCCGGCGCCGGTTACATGAGGTCGAAGAGGCGGAGCGCCAACTGGCGGCTATTGGCATCGTCTCGGACGTCCTTGACGGCGTGCAGCATCGCTTCGCCCGTACCGCGGACAAGCTGGATGTTTGTCCGCTTCCCACAGAAAAGCCCGCACTGGCAGATGCGCTGACCTGGCTCTCGGCGGACCTGGTAAAAGCCGCAGCTTAA
- a CDS encoding GntR family transcriptional regulator, which yields MEFAYDTMRKRILSGQYEPGTQLKEEHLAEELGMSRTPVRAALKKLSDDKLVSVEANRGVFVAGWTRWDIEEMFSLRALLEPHAAKLAAEHATDSDITRLNQINAEMANAIKSRSDDAVLRIQAANRAFHMHLLDCAKSQRLKSMLVTLIDMPVITRSFFLYSAPDFARSLQQHEDIAYAVQTHDGQLACNLMESHIRLSYRRFMKERIDSTVVSDTAARDADAA from the coding sequence ATGGAATTCGCCTATGACACGATGCGAAAGCGCATCCTGTCCGGCCAGTATGAGCCTGGCACACAGCTCAAAGAGGAACACCTGGCTGAAGAGCTCGGCATGAGTCGCACGCCGGTACGGGCGGCACTGAAGAAGCTTTCTGACGACAAGCTCGTGTCGGTCGAGGCCAATCGCGGGGTTTTCGTTGCAGGTTGGACCCGCTGGGACATCGAGGAAATGTTCAGCCTTCGCGCGCTGCTGGAGCCCCACGCCGCCAAGCTGGCGGCCGAGCACGCGACCGATAGCGACATCACCCGGCTAAACCAGATCAACGCCGAGATGGCCAATGCGATCAAAAGCCGTTCCGACGATGCTGTGTTACGCATTCAGGCGGCCAACCGGGCGTTTCACATGCACCTGCTCGACTGCGCCAAGTCTCAACGCCTGAAGTCGATGCTCGTCACGCTCATCGACATGCCGGTCATCACCCGTTCGTTTTTCCTTTATTCGGCACCCGACTTTGCGCGCAGCCTCCAGCAGCACGAGGACATTGCCTACGCTGTGCAAACTCATGACGGCCAGCTGGCCTGCAACCTGATGGAATCGCACATTCGCCTGTCGTATCGCCGGTTCATGAAAGAACGCATCGACTCCACCGTTGTGTCCGACACGGCTGCGAGAGACGCGGACGCCGCATAG
- a CDS encoding amidohydrolase family protein, translated as MTPFSTGTSRPVALLPDQTCDCHMHVFDDQCPPVAGAVLTPPTATIDDYRKLQERLGTTRHVLVQPSTYGTDNSLMASVLCENRATTRGIAVVNDRVSDRELHALNDDGVVGIRFNQVQAGATSLTMLRSLAHRIAHFDWHVQLHLTPQQLIDHSDVLSSLSVPVVLDHYARLHHVPRIASAATDCLAKLMDSGRVWLKLSAPYLSSQAEHPPYSDLARSLAFLTQRFPERLVWGSDWPHATEKEKPDDAAMLDWLVEQLPTSRLRQSVFVSNATSLYRF; from the coding sequence ATGACGCCATTTTCCACCGGCACGAGCCGCCCCGTTGCCTTACTGCCGGACCAGACGTGCGACTGCCACATGCACGTGTTCGACGACCAGTGTCCGCCGGTCGCTGGAGCCGTACTCACGCCGCCGACTGCGACGATAGACGACTACCGGAAGCTGCAGGAGAGGCTGGGAACTACCCGCCATGTTCTTGTGCAGCCGTCGACGTACGGAACCGACAACAGCCTTATGGCATCGGTGCTTTGCGAGAACCGCGCAACCACGCGCGGCATCGCTGTGGTCAATGACCGGGTCTCCGACCGCGAGCTCCATGCACTGAATGACGATGGAGTCGTTGGAATCCGTTTCAATCAGGTTCAGGCAGGCGCCACATCGCTCACGATGCTTCGGTCGCTCGCGCATCGAATTGCGCATTTCGACTGGCATGTCCAGCTTCACCTGACCCCTCAGCAACTCATCGATCATTCGGATGTGCTGTCGAGCCTGAGTGTTCCTGTTGTACTCGACCATTACGCGCGGCTTCACCATGTTCCCCGCATTGCCAGTGCGGCGACGGATTGCCTGGCGAAGCTGATGGACTCGGGACGTGTATGGCTCAAACTGTCTGCGCCCTACCTGTCGAGTCAGGCCGAACACCCGCCGTATTCCGACCTGGCCAGAAGCCTCGCGTTTTTGACTCAAAGATTCCCTGAACGGCTCGTATGGGGCTCCGACTGGCCCCACGCGACTGAAAAAGAAAAGCCGGACGACGCGGCAATGCTCGATTGGCTGGTTGAGCAACTGCCCACGTCCAGGCTGCGGCAGTCCGTGTTCGTGAGTAATGCGACCTCTTTATACCGGTTTTGA
- a CDS encoding M20/M25/M40 family metallo-hydrolase — protein MTRVLDLFERTLADTAGSHGVRFDTGALLQTAPAAMDPGWIALLEQKARSLNLPASLLPSGAGHDAAMFAEAGIRSAMIFVRNQNGSHNPDEAMRLADFIDGVELLYESIDAFV, from the coding sequence ATGACACGCGTACTCGACCTGTTCGAGCGCACGCTTGCGGATACCGCGGGCTCGCACGGTGTGCGATTCGACACGGGCGCGCTGCTGCAGACGGCGCCCGCCGCGATGGACCCAGGCTGGATCGCGCTGCTGGAACAGAAGGCGCGTTCGTTGAACCTGCCCGCTTCACTTCTGCCGAGCGGCGCGGGCCACGACGCCGCCATGTTCGCCGAAGCCGGCATTCGCAGCGCGATGATTTTCGTGCGTAATCAGAACGGTTCGCACAATCCCGACGAGGCCATGCGCCTCGCCGACTTTATCGACGGCGTCGAGTTGCTATATGAAAGCATCGACGCCTTTGTCTGA
- a CDS encoding M28 family peptidase: MKASDHYARIAQHLFDTVRTATAGRRGVTRDSYGAGESLAIDALTAFAHVQGFATQVDRAGNVMFALPDDTRGQPLLCGSHLDSVPEGGNFDGLAGVVAGLLCLMRQRDEGRRGAHPLRVLALRGEESAWFGKAYIGSSALFGRLPPALLDARHRSNGATLATCMRDVGADVDAIAAGEVLLDASDVAGYIELHIEQGAQLDDARQSVAIVPSIRGNVRYRNVRCIGEPGHSGAVPRERRHDAVFAAAHVVGVLDEYWKAELAAGADLVITCGVFGTRAEEHAISRIPGEVDSASKHAAPTGR, translated from the coding sequence ATGAAAGCATCCGACCACTACGCCCGAATTGCGCAACATCTCTTCGATACCGTGCGCACGGCTACGGCCGGTCGTCGTGGCGTGACGCGCGACTCATACGGCGCAGGCGAAAGCCTTGCGATCGACGCACTGACAGCATTTGCTCACGTTCAGGGCTTCGCGACGCAGGTGGATCGCGCGGGCAACGTGATGTTCGCATTACCCGACGACACCCGTGGCCAGCCGCTGCTGTGCGGATCGCATCTGGACTCGGTGCCGGAAGGCGGCAATTTCGACGGCCTTGCAGGCGTCGTCGCGGGCCTGCTGTGCCTCATGAGGCAACGTGACGAAGGGCGGCGCGGCGCGCATCCGCTGCGCGTGCTTGCGCTGCGCGGCGAGGAAAGCGCATGGTTCGGCAAGGCGTACATCGGGTCGAGCGCCCTCTTCGGGCGCCTGCCGCCCGCGCTGCTCGACGCACGGCACCGCTCGAACGGCGCAACGCTTGCAACGTGCATGCGAGACGTCGGCGCCGACGTGGATGCGATCGCGGCAGGCGAAGTTCTGCTAGACGCGAGCGACGTCGCAGGCTACATCGAGTTGCATATCGAGCAGGGCGCGCAGCTCGACGACGCGCGGCAGTCCGTCGCTATCGTGCCGTCGATCCGCGGCAATGTGCGTTACCGCAATGTGCGCTGCATTGGCGAACCGGGGCATTCGGGCGCGGTGCCGCGTGAGCGCCGGCACGATGCCGTCTTCGCAGCCGCCCACGTGGTCGGCGTGCTCGACGAATACTGGAAAGCGGAACTTGCTGCCGGCGCGGACCTCGTCATCACCTGCGGCGTGTTCGGTACACGCGCGGAGGAACATGCCATCTCACGCATTCCGGGCGAAGTCGATTCAGCTTCGAAGCACGCAGCGCCGACCGGCAGGTAA
- a CDS encoding amino acid ABC transporter ATP-binding protein, whose product MPLIAIDQVTKRFGGNEVLKGINLKIDPGEVISLIGRSGSGKSTLLRCINGLETIDGGTIDVAGTRLSADAAALRQLRLEVGMIFQQFNLFPHLTIGRNVMLAPTIVLGMNCTEARRQAALQLERVGLGAKFDAYPDQLSGGQQQRVAIARALCMSPKALLCDEITSALDPELVQEVLAVMKELATGGMTLVMVTHEMRFAREVCDRVVFLHQGRIHESGSPDTLFDNPQTDELRQFLAAAHHA is encoded by the coding sequence ATGCCCCTTATCGCAATTGACCAGGTCACAAAGCGCTTCGGCGGAAACGAAGTCCTCAAGGGCATCAACCTGAAAATTGACCCGGGCGAAGTTATCTCGCTGATCGGCAGAAGCGGCTCGGGCAAAAGCACGCTCCTGCGCTGCATCAACGGCCTGGAAACGATCGACGGCGGCACGATCGACGTGGCAGGCACACGACTCTCTGCGGATGCGGCGGCGCTGCGGCAACTGCGGCTGGAGGTTGGCATGATCTTCCAGCAGTTCAACCTGTTTCCACATCTCACCATTGGCCGCAACGTCATGCTGGCGCCTACCATCGTGCTCGGCATGAATTGCACCGAAGCGCGCCGCCAGGCTGCACTCCAACTCGAACGCGTGGGACTGGGCGCGAAATTCGACGCGTACCCCGACCAGCTCTCCGGCGGACAGCAGCAGCGTGTGGCGATTGCGCGCGCGCTGTGCATGTCGCCCAAGGCGCTGTTGTGCGACGAGATTACATCCGCGCTCGATCCGGAACTCGTGCAGGAAGTGCTCGCCGTGATGAAGGAACTCGCGACGGGCGGGATGACGCTCGTCATGGTGACGCACGAGATGCGCTTCGCGCGGGAAGTCTGCGATCGCGTGGTGTTTCTGCATCAAGGGCGCATTCACGAGAGCGGTTCGCCCGACACGCTGTTCGACAATCCACAGACCGACGAGTTACGCCAGTTCCTTGCGGCGGCGCATCACGCGTAG
- a CDS encoding amino acid ABC transporter permease: MMDFTVWDMLHGLLASLRWTVALSCVAFSCGGALGLAVMWLRLSPARTMRSAAAAFIELFQGTPLLMQLFIVFFGLALFGFDVPAWLAAGAALSLWSAAFLAEIWRGCIEAVPRGQWESSASLAMTRVQQYRYIVLPQACRLAVAPTVGFCVQIVKNTSVTSIIGFVELTKAGTMISNTTFRPLETFGLVALLYFLLCWPLSALSRHLENHFNAPYRN, translated from the coding sequence GTGATGGACTTCACCGTATGGGACATGCTGCACGGGCTGCTCGCGTCGCTGCGCTGGACCGTGGCGCTTTCTTGCGTCGCGTTTTCCTGCGGCGGTGCGCTGGGGCTCGCCGTCATGTGGCTGCGCCTGTCGCCCGCGCGCACCATGCGCAGCGCAGCGGCGGCATTCATCGAACTGTTTCAGGGCACGCCGCTGCTGATGCAACTGTTCATCGTGTTCTTCGGCCTTGCATTGTTCGGCTTTGACGTACCTGCCTGGCTCGCGGCGGGCGCCGCGCTCTCACTCTGGTCGGCGGCGTTTCTCGCTGAAATCTGGCGCGGCTGTATCGAAGCCGTACCGCGCGGACAGTGGGAGTCGTCGGCGTCGCTTGCGATGACGCGTGTGCAGCAGTACCGCTACATCGTGCTGCCACAGGCGTGCCGCCTCGCGGTGGCGCCGACGGTCGGCTTCTGCGTGCAAATCGTCAAGAACACCTCGGTCACGTCGATTATCGGCTTCGTCGAACTCACCAAAGCGGGAACGATGATCAGCAACACCACTTTCAGACCGCTCGAAACCTTCGGCCTCGTCGCGCTGCTGTACTTCCTGCTTTGCTGGCCTCTTTCGGCGCTTAGCCGTCATCTGGAGAACCATTTCAATGCCCCTTATCGCAATTGA
- a CDS encoding amino acid ABC transporter permease, with product MSYQFDFGAIASYLPLLVQGMAMTLAISVAGGLGGFLLSIAGAWVHVEGSPLARRITRVYVEVFRNTPFLIQLFFIFFGLPQLHVKLNVIEASLLAVTVNFGAYGTEILRSAIAASPRGQHEAAASLAMTRLQSFRYVLLRPALQKIWPALTSQFIIMMLTTSVCSQITLNEITHVADFIQGRTFRSFETYITATVTYLLLAIALRYGARAIGKHFVTARSTPRVTAQSPSRIAARTTSPAR from the coding sequence ATGTCCTATCAATTCGACTTCGGCGCCATTGCGTCGTATCTGCCCCTGCTCGTCCAGGGCATGGCGATGACGCTGGCCATCAGCGTCGCGGGCGGTCTGGGCGGCTTCCTGCTGAGCATCGCCGGCGCCTGGGTTCATGTGGAAGGCTCGCCTTTGGCGCGCAGGATCACGCGCGTGTATGTCGAAGTGTTTCGCAACACGCCTTTTCTGATTCAACTGTTCTTCATTTTTTTCGGCTTGCCGCAACTGCATGTGAAGCTGAACGTGATCGAAGCCTCACTGCTCGCGGTGACCGTGAACTTTGGCGCATACGGCACCGAGATTCTGCGCAGCGCAATCGCCGCGTCGCCGCGCGGCCAGCACGAGGCGGCCGCGAGTCTCGCCATGACGCGCTTACAGTCCTTCCGTTATGTGCTGCTGCGGCCGGCGTTGCAGAAGATATGGCCCGCTTTGACCAGCCAGTTCATCATCATGATGCTGACTACCTCGGTGTGCTCGCAGATCACGTTGAACGAAATCACTCACGTGGCTGACTTTATCCAGGGCCGCACGTTCCGCTCGTTCGAGACGTACATCACCGCCACGGTGACTTATCTGCTGCTCGCGATTGCGCTGCGTTACGGCGCTCGCGCAATCGGCAAACACTTCGTGACGGCCCGCAGCACCCCGCGCGTCACCGCGCAGTCGCCGAGCCGCATCGCGGCGCGCACAACGAGTCCGGCGAGGTAA
- a CDS encoding transporter substrate-binding domain-containing protein: MSPFTTFRRRMSAALLSIAGIVAVLGHASIAQADTLENVRKAGVIRVAVPQDYAPFGSVGSDMQLHGYDVEVAKLTAAGLHVKLQIVPVTMANKIPYLVTNKVDLVLNLGKNPQRAEVIDFTAPYAPYYTAVFGPQAEALPDVGALIGKKIGVVTGSQEDLFITKNAPPGTLFSRYQDNSSAVAGFLSGQTDFLATGNIVGAKLLADNPQKHFAQKLLLMNSPVCAAVRKGDAPMLEAVNAIFAAQKSSGQLDALSRQWLKQPLDMKP, encoded by the coding sequence ATGAGCCCTTTCACTACGTTCAGGCGCCGCATGAGCGCGGCATTGCTGTCGATCGCGGGCATCGTTGCAGTACTCGGCCATGCGTCGATCGCGCAGGCCGATACACTGGAGAACGTCAGGAAAGCAGGCGTGATCCGCGTGGCGGTACCGCAGGATTACGCACCGTTCGGCTCGGTCGGCAGCGACATGCAATTGCACGGCTACGATGTCGAAGTTGCGAAGCTGACTGCCGCCGGACTGCACGTGAAACTGCAGATCGTGCCGGTCACAATGGCCAACAAGATCCCTTACCTGGTCACGAACAAGGTGGATCTCGTACTCAATCTCGGCAAGAACCCGCAGCGCGCCGAGGTGATCGACTTCACCGCGCCCTACGCGCCGTACTACACAGCCGTATTCGGTCCGCAAGCGGAAGCGCTGCCGGATGTCGGCGCGTTGATCGGCAAGAAGATCGGCGTGGTGACGGGCTCGCAGGAAGATCTGTTCATCACGAAAAATGCCCCGCCGGGCACGCTGTTTTCCCGCTATCAGGACAACAGTTCGGCGGTGGCGGGCTTCCTGTCCGGGCAGACCGACTTTCTCGCGACAGGAAATATCGTCGGCGCGAAGCTGCTGGCGGACAATCCGCAGAAGCATTTCGCGCAGAAGCTGCTGCTGATGAATTCGCCGGTATGCGCAGCGGTGCGCAAGGGCGATGCGCCGATGCTCGAAGCGGTCAACGCCATCTTCGCTGCGCAGAAGTCAAGCGGCCAGCTCGACGCGCTATCGCGCCAGTGGCTCAAGCAGCCACTCGACATGAAACCCTGA